One Salmo trutta chromosome 24, fSalTru1.1, whole genome shotgun sequence genomic region harbors:
- the LOC115161350 gene encoding toll-like receptor 8 — protein MAATTCWSQLASLFLCHFLVINECTLWMPWDFPCDIKVVNTTKTTNDIIFNCEERRLRNVPDGITRNVTVLDLSENNIQNVKFHAFSNLENLTILNLNWVNKNHISHIAEGAFKNLTNLQDLRLNGNGLIEIPQNLPPSVEILMLDNNKINFLNMSNLSGITHVKELFLSKNCFYWNPCENNFTIGNGTFSALMNLEVLTLSFNNLTHVPKDLPSSLKTLWLESNKIQYIYKDDFHGLTHLKTLELQGNCPRCSNAPYPCVPCPNIFLDIHPQAFHGLTELQTLHLAGNSLRFIKNSWFESLNNLKQLFLSYNFLSKAMTEGNFFSYLPKLEVMDFSFNYDLLAYPDTLLLSRQFSKLVSLRTLHIAGYVFKEIQSDTLSPLHHLKNLSALNMGINFIVRSNSTIFRKFSHLKLIYLAENRLYPVSVSDSPGRVLGSNSKPALHKSPLTSHYSHSKDFSFELKHGLVKQECFDSGRVLVLSSNNIFFISPRQFEGYGDIACLNLSRNGFSAALNGTEFTTLPALTYLDLSFNKIDLAYNNAFKELHKLQVLDLSYNSHYFEVSGVTHNLNFLTNLPALKVLNMSNNKIFTLTTKQMTSASLKELQFQHNLLATLWKERDGSYNRLFKNLVNLTYLDISFNSIEKIPSTVYENLPYTLQKLCISHNLLTHFDWDKLASFQQLNILDLSYNSLYHMSANLSNFTNALQMLDLSYNQIAQLSDGFLKGAQILQILDLSHNQLTIINETTFLSSPENYMKTLSLQGNPFQCTCELLEFILWIKGNKDIEIPRLATELICNMPAKTRGQPVILFDIKECLCVNKAFQIYSLYTSLIMLTMVITMAAHMFYWDASYMLYYLRAKLKGYHSFRSATTDNLYDAFVTYDTRDLLVSDWVLNHLRVQLEERQERHLPLCLEERDWIPGVPLIDNLSHSIRQSRKTVFVLTEAYVRTGTFRMAVYLAHQRLLDENMDVIVLVLLEPVLQHSHFLRLRRRLCGKSVLEWTRTAAAEPWFWQCLRNAVSLDNQVMYNQMYSRYFTNK, from the exons ATG GCTGCTACCACCTGCTGGTCACAGTTGGCATCATTGTTCCTGTGTCACTTCCTGGTCATAAATGAATGTACTTTATGGATGCCATGGGACTTTCCATGTGACATTAAGGTGGTCAATACTACCAAAACCACTAATGACATCATCTTCAATTGTGAGGAGCGTCGACTGAGAAACGTACCTGATGGCATCACCAGGAATGTGACTGTGCTGGACCTATCAGAAAACAACATCCAGAATGTAAAGTTTCATGCATTTTCTAATCTGGAGAACCTGACCATTCTCAATCTCAACTGGGTCAACAAAAACCATATAAGTCACATTGCCGAAGGTGCCTTCAAAAATCTAACAAACCTGCAGGACCTAAGGCTTAATGGAAATGGCCTCATTGAAATTCCACAAAACCTCCCACCCAGCGTGGAAATACTCATGCTGGACAATAACAAAATCAATTTCTTGAATATGAGCAACCTCTCTGGTATAACACATGTGAAGGAGCTCTTCTTATCCAAAAACTGCTTCTACTGGAATCCTTGTGAGAACAATTTTACTATAGGAAACGGCACATTCTCAGCGTTGATGAACTTAGAAGTTTTGACGTTGTCCTTTAATAATTTAACTCATGTTCCAAAAGACCTTCCAAGCTCTTTAAAAACATTATGGCTTGAATCTAAcaagatacagtatatttataAGGATGATTTCCATGGACTAACCCAtctaaaaacccttgaattacaGGGAAACTGTCCACGATGCTCCAATGCTCCATATCCGTGTGTCCCCTGTCCCAATATTTTCCTAGATATTCATCCTCAGGCATTTCATGGCCTTACAGAGTTACAGACACTGCACCTAGCAGGGAACTCACTCCGTTTCATCAAGAACTCCTGGTTTGAGAGTTTAAACAATCTTAAACAACTGTTCCTCTCTTATAATTTCTTGTCTAAGGCTATGACTGAAGGAAATTTTTTTAGCTATCTACCAAAGCTAGAAGTTATGGATTTTTCATTCAATTATGATTTGTTAGCCTACCCTGACACCCTACTGCTTTCAAGACAGTTTTCTAAATTGGTGTCACTTAGAACATTACATATAGCAGGTTATGTGTTTAAAGAAATCCAGTCAGATACTCTCAGTCCTCTCCATCATCTAAAAAATCTGTCAGCGTTAAACATGGGAATTAATTTCATTGTTCGCTCTAATTCTACCATATTCAGAAAATTCTCACACTTGAAACTAATATACCTTGCAGAAAATAGGCTGTATCCAGTTTCAGTGAGCGATTCACCAGGCCGTGTCTTAGGAAGCAATTCAAAGCCGGCGCTGCACAAGTCACCTCTCACTAGTCACTATTCACATTCAAAGGATTTTTCCTTTGAGTTAAAACACGGCCTTGTGAAGCAAGAGTGCTTTGACTCTGGTCGAGTGCTGGTCCTGAGTTCAAATAATATCTTCTTCATTTCTCCAAGGCAGTTTGAGGGCTATGGTGACATCGCATGTCTGAACCTATCAAGAAATGGATTTTCTGCAGCACTGAATGGGACAGAGTTCACGACGTTACCAGCCCTAACATATCTGGACCTTTCCTTTAACAAGATTGACCTGGCCTATAACAATGCATTTAAGGAATTACACAAACTACAAGTATTAGACCTAAGCTACAACAGCCACTATTTTGAAGTGTCAGGTGTGACACATAATTTAAATTTTTTGACAAATCTACCGGCTTTGAAAGTACTGAATATGTCAAACAATAAAATTTTTACATTAACAACTAAGCAGATGACAAGCGCATCTTTGAAAGAGCTTCAATTTCAACACAATTTGTTGGCCACATTATGGAAAGAGAGGGACGGATCATACAACAGACTTTTTAAAAACCTGGTGAATTTAACCTATCTGGATATATCATTCAACAGCATTGAGAAGATTCCATCAACAGTCTATGAAAACTTACCGTATACCCTTCAGAAACTATGCATTAGTCATAATTTACTCACCCATTTTGATTGGGATAAACTGGCTAGTTTCCAACAACTGAATATTCTGGATCTAAGCTATAATTCTTTATATCACATGTCAGCAAATCTCTCAAACTTCACAAATGCACTTCAGATGCTTGACTTGAGCTACAATCAGATTGCTCAACTCTCTGATGGATTTCTTAAGGGTGCTCAAATCCTTCAGATACTTGACCTCAGCCACAACCAACTGACTATCATCAACGAGACCACCTTCCTATCGAGCCCTGAAAACTACATGAAAACCTTGTCCTTGCAAGGTAATCCATTCCAGTGTACCTGTGAATTATTGGAGTTCATCCTGTGGATTAAGGGTAACAAAGACATAGAGATCCCCAGACTGGCCACTGAGTTGATCTGCAACATGCCAGCCAAAACGAGAGGCCAACCAGTGATACTGTTTGACATTAAAGAATGCCTCTGTGTCAACAAAGCCTTCCAGATTTACTCCCTCTACACTTCCTTGATCATGCTCACCATGGTCATCACCATGGCAGCTCATATGTTTTATTGGGATGCTTCCTATATGCTATACTATCTGAGGGCGAAGCTGAAGGGATACCATTCCTTTAGGTCCGCAACAACAGACAATCTCTATGATGCCTTTGTTACCTACGACACCAGAgacctgttggtgtcagactggGTGCTGAACCACCTGCGGGTGCAGctggaggagaggcaggagagacaCCTGCCTCTTTGTCTGGAGGAGCGAGACTGGATCCCAGGGGTCCCCCTGATAGACAACCTCTCCCACAGCATCCGACAGAGCCGCAAGACTGTTTTTGTGCTGACCGAGGCATATGTCAGGACCGGGACCTTCAGGATGGCTGTGTACCTGGCCCACCAGAGGCTGCTGGATGAAAACATGGACGTGATCGTGCTGGTTCTCCTGGAGCCTGTACTGCAGCATTCTCACTTCCTCCGTCTGCGGCGGCGTCTGTGTGGGAAGAGTGTTCTGGAATGGACCCGGACTGCAGCCGCAGAGCCCTGGTTCTGGCAGTGCCTGAGGAACGCTGTCAGTTTAGACAACCAGGTGATGTACAACCAGATGTACTCCAGGTACTTCACCAATAAATAG
- the LOC115161349 gene encoding toll-like receptor 7: protein MLSHMTRSECASFHVCGVILLGLWCSSVLAAGSWYPKTLPCDVTLDSNDTMVNVDCTERGLLEVPKDIPRNTTNLTLTINHIPHINSTSFQGLENLTEIDMRCNCVPIKIGPKDRMCTESVTIKTNTFKDLRNLKALYLDGNQLSSIPKGLPPNLILLSLEVNKIYTILKRNLSDITNVQILYLGQNCYYRNPCNVSYQIEEGAFLQLGNMTLLSLKSNNLSYIPPRLPTSLRELYLYNNKIEMVTDKDFHNLTQLEILDLSGNCPRCYNAPFPCIPCPNNSLQIDTSTFKTLTKLRILRLHSNSLTYVLREWFQNCKELRVLDLSTNFLAREIAITYFPRALPNLEELDLSFNYELQRYPATLHLSPSFSSLKSLKVLRIRAFVFQQLTLEDISPLIHLKNLEVIDLGTNFIKITNLSILMELKSFKIINLSDNKISSPSESGQSVAFSGGEAIHGSPMSDGGHNRNGEVREIHYFRYDEYARSCKYKDKEDGTLNSFVNTQCSKFGKTLDISRNNIFFLHSRFLNLADLRCLNLSGNAMSQSLNGSEFTFLTKLQYLDFSFNRLDLLYSSAFQELENLVILDISNNNHYFESEGLTHMLNFTKNLTKLKILLMNYNKISTSTNTELESLSLEKLEFKGNRLDMLWRDGDTRYIDYFKKLLNLRVLDISHNNLNFIPQQVFQGLPDKLTNLYINNNRLKIFSWEKLIILQYLEVLDLSSNSISTVPPELSNCTKSLKTLLLRKNQISKLSAYFLKDAFSLKYLDLSFNHIQNIEQTSIPDDVVDQMDTLVLNNNKFMCNCNALMFVMWLNRTMVNIPRLATAVVCAAPGAQRGHPVISLDLELQACQHNYLSIILYILLTSLVLSFVTLPISSHLFLWDVWYLYHFLLAKFKGYRRLSSPSAAYDAFVVYDKKDPEVSEWVLKELLVQLEEHGDHPLQLCLEERDWIPGCPLIDNLSQSIHQSKRTVFILTNKYIKSGDFKTAFYMAHQRLMDERDDVIVLIFLEKVPSHSKYLRLRKRLYRRSVIEWPTNPQAQQYFWFSLRSVLVTDSQKQYSNLFKETL, encoded by the exons ATGCTGTCTCACATGACG AGGTCAGAATGTGCATCTTTCCATGTGTGTGGGGTGATACTGCTGGGCCTGTGGTGCTCCTCTGTGCTGGCAGCTGGAAGCTGGTACCCCAAAACCTTACCCTGTGACGTCACCCTGGACAGCAACGACACCATGGTCAACGTAGATTGCACTGAGAGAGGACTTCTGGAGGTCCCAAAGGACATCCCCAGAAACACCACCAACCTGACCCTCACCATCAACCACATCCCTCACATTAACTCAACGTCCTTCCAGGGCCTGGAGAACCTCACCGAGATCGACATGCGCTGTAACTGCGTGCCCATCAAGATCGGCCCCAAGGACCGCATGTGCACTGAGAGTGTGACTATCAAGACGAACACCTTCAAAGACCTGAGGAATCTGAAGGCTCTATATTTGGATGGGAATCAGCTTTCCAGCATCCCAAAGGGTCTCCCTCCGAACCTCATTCTGCTCAGTCTAGAGGTGAATAAAATATATACCATTCTGAAAAGGAACCTCTCTGACATCACTAACGTACAGATTCTTTACCTGGGTCAAAATTGTTACTATCGTAACCCATGTAATGTTTCCTATCAAATTGAGGAGGGAGCATTTCTACAGCTTGGTAACATGACTCTCCTTTCCCTCAAGTCAAATAACCTGTCCTACATTCCCCCAAGATTACCGACAAGTCTCAGAGAGTTGTATCTCTATAATAACAAGATTGAAATGGTTACTGACAAAGATTTTCATAACCTAACCCAATTGGAGATACTTGACCTGAGCGGAAACTGTCCGCGCTGTTACAATGCACCATTTCCTTGTATTCCGTGTCCTAACAATTCACTTCAGATAGACACAAGCACCTTTAAAACATTGACCAAACTGAGGATACTACGCCTGCATAGTAACTCCCTCACTTATGTGCTTAGAGAGTGGTTTCAGAACTGTAAAGAGCTGCGAGTACTTGATCTCTCAACCAACTTTTTAGCTCGAGAGATAGCAATTACTTACTTCCCACGAGCTCTACCCAACCTGGAAGAATTGGACCTGTCTTTTAACTACGAGCTGCAGAGGTATCCAGCTACACTGCACCTTAGTCCCTCCTTTTCCTCCCTGAAATCCTTGAAAGTACTCCGCATCAGGGCCTTCGTCTTCCAGCAACTCACCCTGGAAGACATCAGCCCACTGATTCATCTAAAGAACCTGGAGGTCATTGACTTGGGCACCAACTTCATCAAAATAACCAACCTCAGCATTCTAATGGAACTGAAAAGCTTCAAAATAATCAATTTATCTGACAACAAAATATCGTCCCCCTCTGAAAGTGGTCAGTCTGTTGCCTTTTCAGGAGGAGAAGCCATACATGGCTCCCCAATGTCAGATGGTGGGCATAACCGCAATGGAGAAGTGAGAGAGATTCATTATTTTAGATACGATGAGTACGCTCGCAGCTGCAAATACAAGGACAAGGAGGATGGGACGCTGAATTCATTCGTCAATACCCAGTGCAGCAAGTTTGGAAAAACCCTGGATATCAGCAGGAATAATATATTTTTCCTTCACTCCAGATTCTTGAACCTTGCTGACCTTAGATGCCTAAATCTCTCTGGAAATGCCATGAGCCAAAGTCTAAATGGTTCTGAGTTTACTTTCCTCACTAAATTACAGTATCTTGACTTCTCATTCAATCGTCTGGACCTTCTCTATTCCTCAGCATTTCAGGAACTGGAAAATTTAGTTATCTTAGACATAAGCAACAACAACCATTACTTTGAATCCGAGGGTTTGACCCACATGCTTAATTTCACAAAAAATCTGACCAAGCTGAAGATATTACTAATGAACTATAATAAGATTTCCACCTCCACCAACACAGAGCTGGAGAGTCTCTCTCTGGAGAAGTTAGAGTTCAAAGGTAACCGTTTAGATATGCTTTGGAGAGATGGTGATACAAGATACATTGACTACTTCAAAAAACTGCTAAATCTGAGGGTCCTAGACATCTCTCACAACAACCTCAACTTCATCCCTCAGCAAGTTTTCCAAGGCCTGCCAGACAAACTCACTAAtctatacatcaacaacaacagACTGAAGATATTTAGTTGGGAGAAGCTGATAATTCTTCAGTACTTAGAGGTCCTAGATCTCAGTAGTAATAGCATATCAACAGTTCCCCCAGAGCTCTCCAACTGCACCAAATCTCTCAAGACACTCCTCTTACGCAAAAATCAAATATCCAAACTCTCTGCGTATTTCCTCAAGGACGCCTTTAGTTTGAAGTATCTGGATCTCAGCTTCAATCATATTCAAAACATTGAGCAGACCAGCATCCCTGATGATGTTGTCGATCAAATGGACACGTTAGTCCTGAACAACAACAAGTTCATGTGCAACTGTAACGCCCTCATGTTTGTGATGTGGCTGAACCGCACCATGGTGAACATCCCCAGACTGGCCACCGCTGTGGTCTGTGCTGCTCCAGGAGCCCAGAGGGGTCATCCGGTCATCTCCCTGGACCTAGAACTGCAGGCCTGCCAGCATAACTACCTATCCATCATCCTCTACATCCTCCTCACATCCCTGGTGCTCAGCTTCGTCACCCTCCCCATCTCCAGCCACCTCTTCCTCTGGGACGTGTGGTACCTCTACCACTTCCTCCTGGCCAAGTTCAAAGGCTACAGACGCCTGTCGTCGCCGAGCGCTGCCTACGACGCCTTCGTGGTGTACGACAAGAAGGACCCGGAGGTATCTGAGTGGGTGCTGAAGGAGCTGCTTGTTCAGCTGGAAGAGCATGGGGACCACCCCTTACAGCTGTGTCTGGAGGAACGAGACTGGATCCCTGGCTGCCCCCTGATTGACAATCTCTCTCAGAGCATTCACCAGAGCAAGAGGACCGTGTTCATACTGACGAACAAGTACATCAAGAGCGGGGACTTCAAGACCGCATTCTACATGGCCCATCAGAGGCTTATGGATGAGAGAGATGATGTGATTGTCTTGATTTTCCTGGAAAAAGTCCCCAGTCACTCAAAGTACCTGAGACTCAGGAAGAGGTTGTATAGGCGGTCAGTGATTGAGTGGCCAACAAATCCTCAAGCGCAGCAATACTTTTGGTTTAGCCTAAGGAGTGTACTGGTAACAGACAGTCAAAAACAATACAGTAATCTCTTCAAGGAGACTCTTTGA